Proteins from one Xiphophorus hellerii strain 12219 chromosome 8, Xiphophorus_hellerii-4.1, whole genome shotgun sequence genomic window:
- the nup214 gene encoding nuclear pore complex protein Nup214 isoform X1 translates to MGDDADSPPEREMKDFQFRQMKKVQVFEAVEDMPKDRSSLLTVSNKYGLTFVGLGRTFKVYLTLNILAADKADGNSYEVVKGIPALVEVTGDMSLHHLALSCDELTLSVCGTSEETGLSIAFYDVRTFINKARPQKSPFASLQPAVASDALVQDLKWNPAQPSILAACLSDGSMMILEVIDSVKIQAQLPANSGVTCLSWSPKGKQVAVGKMNATVSQYTPALEEKRVIPCPPFYNSDDPVKALDVLWLRTPVFAVAYAYADGCLETPPELVLISLPKKDEKVEPKYLNFGESVFGSCTERQHHYFLSHIEDWDLMLAASAASIEVSVIARQDDRMWEVWLLEDASRAELPVTETNDDTLPLGLAIDYTSQQEIQITDEKTLPPAPTMLMLSTEGVLCPFALLNLNPGVKQLVSPFTALTLEGERQPKPVSLAAQPAKTAASAGSAPAAFPNIALASVSSASSAPASSAPAASSLAVPFNFVPTAPVSSSSSEFTFSVPTTHATTTLPPAFSLGGSGPFSSVSSSFSFASKPPSETPSAASAFSFSTPSMKPAAATPPPAPVSTPQSLPAASLPSVKLNLNDRFTSGETPAPAFSFNSTLPKAAVSSSSTASTLSIPATKPPVVLTPVRPVQTGTPPSAVQKPAPTTQGRTQPPQATVSMKTLEKQLQQKKESDPIMTGILEEIAHFQKELDDLKSRSMKADFKVGTNDGMKDLRKESEDLHIFTLEIKETTESLHGDIGTLKTTLIEGFAGAEEAKTQSELSKDKNYRQLLYKKSLDPRSEEQLKEIRRLYQYVTSAVEDVNDVLDVEWEKHLEKKKKQKHMVVPGREGLFTTLSNNIYIINQQKNRLDQLVQELTSLRLYSKNAAPSISQNIATGSTAAGFENELESLKDAFLKARLDVTPPKVKARSSAVKISPIKQSQLRNFLSKGQMPPVRSTAPANLSRSAFLSPKYYEDLDDASSTSSLSQSLEPHPSHLDQEEEELQPLQPPAVTALSTPRHPTVVRTPSIQPGFGGIQSTPLPKIHSAPSLGFGLSPIPSPVPTNKINLSGADSTALATKTVKHGAPPTERTVPMSAQQAAANAAMRRQMANQKPAPVSSSLTESTLKTVPQVVNVQELKEKGLPVQVSSIISSSVPDLTNQAFANQVKRVSTTTPGIQKISNESTYGLQPGFVFGQSSKTDVSDVPTSSVEPNISKPFSFTPGSAGFPFPSVSQGAGMTQAVKDVSKFSFGGNGKMAFGQTAEEPFSLTPKSMASGIGTGTPTLPLSTSGEAAKHSSLSTAFRTEPQPPKTSGGETLGCFSGLRVGPGEEIKDTVTKPAAAFTFGEPGLGSGKGVQSFSFASGFQKPAEDSGTTDLSKGASSSSLFKPPETNSKPTFSLPPSSATPSTLPTSFSSLLAGSSEEPKAPPQLSEPTPPPEKEPSTTEPAGENASQSVAPEPAVDSSSTATSTPALPALTTATIQDLPSANVAPAEVTPPAPSIVPFSTEATPDPSFTFSVSTSAAPTMAPVSQGAPPSFQVPISEKPGSIFTQPTPAPAATPVPAPAPVPAPATTDSSSIGATPVINTAAPAATTTTPTTVTPAPTTTANTVFGQQVVPPASSAPSATGFGSTGFSASPGAGFNKSVFGQSGFGQPASSAGSSSGFSFTQSAFGPSSSSATTGGTSLFGASTAGGASSFSFGSGSTNTASSTGSGMFGQSTTPAFGQSSGFGQPSGFGSNTTTSSSSGFSFGQPSGFGSSAANPVFGQQSATGSVFGQSSSGNSLFGSTSANAAGSSSGGFFSGLGGKPSEDAANKNPFGATGSTGGFGQPAQSGSNNLFGNSGAKAFGFGQTSSAFGDQKPSGTFSTGGGSVASQGFGSFSSPTKPGGFGSPPVFGSPPSFGGSPAFGNTASFGTSPSFSNAMNPSAGKVFGEGTAAANMGGFGFSSAPSAPSFGALASQTPPSFGTLAQQGSTFGSQPSSFSGFGQQPQTGGFPVNTFGSPSQSSSQTFSSWRS, encoded by the exons ATGGGAGACGACGCAGACAGCCCTCCCGAGAGGGAAATGAAG GATTTTCAGTTTCGACAGATGAAGAAAGTACAAGTTTTTGAGGCTGTTGAAGATATGCCAAAAGACAGATCCAGTCTACTTACTGTTTCAAACAAATATGGCTTGACATTTGTTGGCCTTGGCCGAACATTCAAAGTGTATCTTACTTTAAATATTCTTGCTGCTGATAAAGCTGATGGGAACTCCTACGAAGTAG TCAAAGGTATACCAGCTCTGGTGGAAGTGACTGGGGACATGTCTTTGCACCACTTGGCTCTGAGTTGTGATGAACTCACTTTGTCAGTTTGTGGGACATCCGAGGAAACCGGTTTGTCCATCGCATTTTATGATGTCCGAACCTTCATAAACAAG gCCAGACCACAGAAGTCACCATTTGCGTCATTGCAGCCAGCTGTGGCCTCTGATGCTCTGGTTCAGGACCTGAAGTGGAACCCTGCTCAGCCTTCCATCTTGGCTGCCTGCTTGTCGGATGGCAGCATGATGATTCTTGAAGTTATAGACAGTGTCAAGATTCAGGCTCAGCTACCTGCTAACAGTGGTGTCACCTGCC TTAGCTGGAGTCCAAAAGGAAAGCAGGTTGCTGTGGGAAAAATGAATGCCACCGTCAGCCAGTATACACCA GCCCTGGAAGAGAAGAGAGTTATCCCATGTCCACCTTTCTACAATTCTGATGACCCAGTCAAAG CTCTGGATGTGCTGTGGCTTAGAACACCTGTGTTTGCAGTGGCATATGCTTATGCAGACGGGTGTCTTGAGACCCCTCCAGAGCTGGTGCTGATCTCCCTCCCT AAAAAGGATGAGAAAGTGGAGCCAAAGTATTTGAACTTCGGTGAGAGTGTTTTTGGCAGCTGTACAGAGCGACAGCATCACTACTTCCTTAGTCACATAGAAGACTG ggaTCTTATGTTAGCTGCGTCAGCGGCGTCGATTGAGGTCAGCGTGATTGCAAGACAAGATGACAGG ATGTGGGAGGTTTGGCTCCTAGAAGATGCTAGTAGAGCAGAACTTCCAGTGACGGAGACGAATGACGACACCCTGCCTCTTGGCTTAGCTATAGACTACACAAGCCAGCAGGAGATCCAAATCA CTGACGAGAAGACTTTGCCTCCAGCTCCCACAATGCTAATGCTGTCCACAGAGGGAGTACTCTGCCCATTCGCTCTTCTCAACCTGAATCCTGGGGTTAAGCAGCTAGTCTCACCATTTACTGCCCTCACCTTGGAAGGAGAGAGGCAGCCAAAGCCAG TTTCCTTGGCAGCCCAACCAGCCAAAACCGCTGCCTCGGCTGGATCTGCTCCAGCAGCATTCCCAAACATTGCTCTTGCATCCGTCTCTTCTGCTTCGTCTGCTCCTGCTTCGTCTGCTCCTGCTGCATCTTCCTTGGCTGTCCCGTTCAATTTTGTTCCTACAGCTCCAGTgtcatcctcttcatcagaaTTTACTTTTTCAGTTCCAACCACTCATGCCACCACCACCCTCCCTCCTGCTTTCTCCCTTGGGGGATCTGGACCTTTTAGCTCAGTATCCTCGAGCTTCTCTTTTGCTTCCAAACCTCCTTCTGAAACTCCCTCTGCTGCTTCAGCATTTTCGTTCAGCACCCCTTCCAtgaaaccagcagcagcaactcctcctccagctccagtGTCGACCCCTCAGAGCCTTCCTGCTGCCTCCCTTCCTTCTGTcaaattaaatctaaatgaCAG ATTTACATCAGGGGAGACCCCAGCACCAGCTTTCTCCTTTAATTCCACACTTCCCAAGGCTGCTGTTTCCTCTTCCAGTACAGCTAGCACCCTTTCAATCCCAGCCACGAAGCCTCCAGTTGTATTGA CCCCAGTGCGTCCAGTTCAGACAGGCACACCTCCCTCAGCTGTCCAGAAACCGGCTCCTACTACACAAGGGCGTACCCAACCTCCACAG GCAACAGTTAGCATGAAGACTCtggagaagcagctgcagcagaagaaagaaTCTGATCCCATTATGACTGGTATTTTGGAGGAG ATTGCACACTTCCAGAAGGAGTTAGACGACCTGAAATCGCGCAGCATGAAAGCTGACTTTAAGGTTGGTACTAACGACGGGATGAAGGATCTGAGAAAAGAATCTGAAGACCTTCACATCTTCACCCTGGAAATAAAGGAAACCACTGAG TCTCTCCATGGGGACATTGGGACGCTGAAGACCACTTTAATTGAAGGCTTTGCTGGGGCAGAGGAAGCCAAAACGCAGAGCGAGTTGAGCAAAGACAAAAATTACAGACAGCTGCTGTACAAAAAGTCTCTAGATCCACGCAGTGAAGAACAGCTCAAG GAAATTCGCAGACTTTACCAGTATGTCACATCTGCTGTGGAAGACGTTAATGACGTCTTAGACGTGGAATGGGAAAAACacctggagaagaagaagaagcagaa ACACATGGTTGTTCCTGGACGGGAGGGTCTGTTCACTACACTGTCCAACAACATCTACATCATCAACCAGCAAAAGAACCGACTGGACCAGCTGGTTCAGGAGCTCACATCACTGCGCCTTTACAGTAAAAATGCTGCTCCTTCCATTAGCCAGAACATTGCAACTGGATCTACAGCTGCTGG TTTTGAAAATGAACTTGAGAGTTTAAAGGATGCATTCCTGAAAGCCAGGCTGGATGTTACTCCACCTAAAGTCAAAGCCAGATCTTCAG CAGTCAAGATATCACCAATTAAACAGTCCCAACTTCGCAATTTCCTCTCAAAGGGACAGATGCCTCCTGTACGCTCAACTGCACCAG CCAACTTGTCTCGTTCAGCGTTCCTTTCCCCAAAATACTATGAGGACCTGGATGATGCAAGCTCAACGTCCTCTCTGTCCCAGTCCTTGGAGCCTCACCCGTCTCACTTGGaccaggaagaggaagaactACAACCACTACAGCCCCCAGCTGTGACAGCGTTATCCACCCCCCGCCATCCCACTGTTGTAAGGACCCCGTCTATCCAACCAGGCTTTGGAGGCATTCAGTCCACCCCGCTACCAAAGATTCACTCAGCACCATCTTTGGGTTTTGGACTGAGCCCTATTCCCAGTCCTG ttcCAACCAATAAAATCAATCTCAGTGGGGCTGACAGCACTGCTCTTGCCACAAAGACGGTAAAACATGGCGCTCCGCCAACAGAGAGAACTGTCCCCATGTCTGCCCAGCAGGCTGCAGCCAATGCAGCCATGCGCAGACAAATGGCCAATCAGAAACCAG CTCCTGTTAGCAGTTCCTTGACAGAGTCCACCTTAAAGACCGTTCCTCAGGTGGTCAATGTTCAGGAGCTCAAAGAAAAAGGGCTGCCTGTTCAGGTTTCTTCCATCATCAG cTCTTCGGTGCCGGATCTCACAAATCAGGCTTTTGCCAACCAAGTCAAGCGAGTGAGT ACTACCACCCCAGGGATTCAGAAGATTTCAAATGAAAGTACATACGGTCTACAGCCGGGCTTTGTTTTTG GTCAGTCGTCCAAAACAGATGTTTCTGATGTTCCTACTAGTTCTGTGGAGCCAAACATCAGCAAACCATTTTCCTTTACACCAGG ATCAGCAGGGTTCCCTTTCCCTTCTGTTTCACAAGGAGCTGGAATGACACAGG CAGTTAAAGATGTCAGTAAATTCTCCTTTGGTGGAAATGGCAAGATGGCATTTGGTCAGACTGCAGAAGAGCCGTTCTCTCTAACCCCAAAGTCTATGGCCTCTGGTATTGGCACTGGAACTCCCACGCTGCCCTTAAGCACATCAGGTGAAGCAGCCAAACACAGCTCCCTCTCCACAGCCTTCAGGACGGAGCCACAACCACCGAAGACCTCTGGAGGAGAAACTCTTGGCTGTTTTTCTGGACTACGCGTTGGGCCAGGAGAAGAAATCAAGGATACTGTAACAAAGCCAGCTGCTGCATTTACCTTTGGGGAACCTGGACTTGGCAGTGGCAAGGGAGTACAATCATTCAGCTTTGCGTCAGGTTTCCAAAAGCCAGCTGAAGATTCTGGAACTACAGATTTGTCTAAAGGCGCTTCATCAAGCAGTTTGTTCAAGCCTCCTGAAACAAACTCCAAGCCAACTTTCTCTCTTCCCCCGTCTAGCGCCACACCTTCAACCTTGCCTACGTCTTTTAGTAGCCTTCTTGCAGGTTCTTCAGAGGAGCCAAAAGCTCCCCCACAGCTCTCAGAACCTACACCACCCCCTGAAAAAGAACCAAGCACCACTGAACCAGCTGGGGAAAACGCCAGTCAGTCTGTGGCCCCAGAACCTGCAGTGGATTCCTCATCTACTGCAACATCTACACCTGCACTTCCTGCGCTGACAACTGCCACTATCCAAGACCTTCCTTCTGCCAATGTTGCACCAGCTGAAGTAACTCCTCCAGCACCATCCATTGTGCCTTTCTCAACAGAAGCCACCCCAGACCCCTCGttcactttttctgtttccacttCGGCTGCCCCCACCATGGCGCCCGTCTCCCAGGGAGCCCCGCCATCATTCCAGGTTCCCATTTCCGAAAAACCAGGTTCCATTTTTACACAGCCTACTCCTGCGCCAGCTGCTACTCCTGTCCCTGCTCCTGCTCCTGTTCCAGCTCCTGCGACGACAGACAGCAGCTCTATTGGGGCCACACCAGTTATCAACACAGCTGCTCCTGCAGCCACAACTACTACCCCTACAACCGTTACCCCTGCACCAACCACCACTGCCAACACTGTTTTTGGGCAACAAGTTGTACCTCCGGCTTCCTCTGCCCCCTCAGCAACAGGATTTGGCTCGACTGGGTTTAGTGCTTCACCTGGGGCAGGTTTTAACAAATCCGTGTTTGGGCAGAGTGGCTTCGGCCAACCTGCTAGCAGCGCCGGATCATCTAGCGGTTTTTCTTTTACCCAGTCGGCATTTGGACCAAGCTCTAGCAGTGCAACAACTGGGGGAACGAGTCTTTTTGGGGCTTCAACTGCTGGCGGTGCAAGTTCGTTCTCCTTCGGCAGTGGAAGCACCAACACGGCCAGCAGCACCGGGTCAGGGATGTTCGGACAAAGCACAACTCCTGCGTTTGGTCAGAGCTCTGGGTTTGGGCAGCCATCAGGCTTTGGCAGTAACACCACCACATCCTCATCTTCAGGATTCAGTTTTGGTCAACCCTCAG GATTTGGTTCGTCTGCTGCCAACCCCGTATTTGGCCAACAGTCTGCAACTGGAAGTGTATTTGGACAA TCGTCATCAGGGAACAGTTTGTTTGGTTCAACTTCAGCCAATGCAGCAGGTTCATCTTCTGGAGGATTCTTCAGCGGCCTCGGGGGCAAACCGAGTGAGGATGCCGCCAACAAGAACCCATTCGGCGCCACTGGTTCAACTGGAGGGTTTGGGCAGCCCGCTCAGTCTG GCTCCAACAATCTCTTTGGGAATAGTGGTGCAAAGGCCTTTGGGTTCGGCCAGACCTCCTCTGCCTTTGGAGACCAGAAACCCAGTGGGACTTTCAGCACTGGTGGAGGGAGTGTCGCTTCACAGGGGTTTGGCTCTTTTTCGTCACCAACAAAACCTG GGGGCTTTGGCAGTCCTCCAGTGTTTGGGAGTCCCCCGTCTTTTGGTGGTTCCCCAGCATTTGGTAATACAGCATCATTTGGCACAAGCCCCTCCTTCAGCAATGCAATGAATCCCTCAGCTGGTAAAGTGTTTGGAGAGGGAACGGCTGCTGCAAACATGGGAGGATTTGG